A segment of the Eleutherodactylus coqui strain aEleCoq1 chromosome 6, aEleCoq1.hap1, whole genome shotgun sequence genome:
cggcagccccccccccggcctagcggcagccccccccagcctagcgacagcccccccccggcctagcgacagcccccccatcgcagcggcagccccccccccggcctaccgacagcccccccatcgcagcgacagcccccccggcctagcgacagcccccccggcctagcgctagttcccccatcacagcggcagcccccccggcctagcgctagttcccccatcacagcggcagcccccccccccatcgcagcgacagcccccccggcctagcgctagttcccccatcacagcggcagcccccccggcctagcgctagttcccccatcacagcggcagcccccccggcctagcgctagttcccccatcacagcggcagccccccccggcgcagcgacagcccccccggcgcagcggcagcccggcgcagcggcagcccccccggcgcagcggcagcccccccccccacaaatcacttacctgggacgcttctcggggctgctgggctgggctgggcttctccgctgggcagctccagtttctgcaccttcctctaacagaggaaggtacagaatggccgctgcagcgcgctcccgagcagtgacagctcgtctgcgcatgcgcagaagagctgtagcggggagcacactgaagcggctcgtgctgaatggagaagaccggactgcgcaagcgcgtctaaaaaagcaagctgccagcgaatttagacggaaccatggagacgaggacgctagcaacggagcaggtaagtgaataacttctgtatggctcatatttaatgcacaatgtacattacaaagtgcattaatatggccatacggaagtgtataaccccacttggtttcgcgagaccacccctttaagtactgagTAGAGGGTCTGAATACTTGTGTCAatacaaaatgttagtttttcatttaaaaaaatgtacacagaTTTCTAAGGTACTACTGTACTTTGATGCCACtagaagctaggagtttgacagggcttggatgcaggaatgctcctgtcacacccctaggtcCCAATTGGCTGCATTCCTCCAGGTCCTTGAGGGTCCATTACCAGCGTCACTATACAGTCCTCATTGCATCTGGGCTGGAAGCGGGGCTGAGTCTCCCCTCCCTCACTGGTCCATCTGTCGATTTTGCTACCCTGCGATTACTgaagcccccccacacacacacacacacacacacattgttcAACGCCGACAGTCTCAGGATGGTCGGGACAGAGGAAAAAAACAGTTCGTGGTGGGGAACCTGCACATGGCAGCACCCCGGCAATGGGAGACTTACAGATCCAGGGACCGGAGAGAGCCGACAGCTGCACATGGCAGAACCCCACAGCCGCACATCGCAGAACTGTGGGGACTGCAGAGTTACAGCTACGGGTTCCGGGGACAGCGGACAGCTGCACATGGCAAAAGAGCGGGCACAGGATACTTACACCTTTGGCCTCCAGAAACAGCGGGGTGAAGATCCACACTCCGGGGTGCACTTCGCCACATTAATGCAGTGACAAAAGTTTCCACACTGCAGAGGCCAAAGTAGCTGGATGGCAGTGGGGAGATGCAACACGCTGCtaaaggaccttcaaggacctggaGGAATAAGCTGTTGCCAGATACCTCTGGTGGCAGCTTAACTCTCCTGAGAACGAAAGGATTATGCATGTTGAAATATAGCAGCCTGATAAATCTTTTCCCCAATTTCTCTTAATGAGGAAAAGTTGAGACCCCTCATAAACATTTGGTTATGTGCACATCACACTTTTACCATATGGCTTAGGGTCTATTCTCACCATGTTGACCGTTAAGTTCAGTCGTCTTGTCATGGTTTATGTACTAATTCCCAAACAAATGCTAGGGATGGAACCTGTTAtcagaccacaccggtaccgatctgatgacctcgttgccaggtacgaaattggtagatatggaagcccgtgatgagaagatttgctagcaattatctatgaatagcatgaaatcactccatgttatgtcaaggcacttctccagtgagaatctcaatgaattctactttattatcaaccttgccaactcttatacagaaagaagagggcgtatccaaatgttgcttggtacaaagatcagtgttacgtagtttactgttacaaaggtgaaaatacttattgatcataagacttattgacatcttccaaatattctcaaagctctttaGGCccatctcagacatagaaattacctaagtcaggatattgctgttgcattagacaatatttctgcaatagttgtgtgtcttctctgttaaccccttaatgacatggcctattttggcgttgaggaccaagcgattttttggtatttttccatctccatttttcaaaagccataacttttttatttttccgtggacgcggccgtgtaagggcttgttttttgcgtggcgatctgtagtttttatcggtgccacttttgggtatatagacaatatcgtaaatttttttttttttttttttaatgataacagggagagaaaacgcatcaattctgccatagattttttttttttttttacagcgttaatcatgcagcataaatgacacactaaaatttttctgcgggtcggtacggtaacaacgataccaaaattgttatattttttttaggtttttacacttttttgcaataaaaccccctttttttggaaatcttttttttttctctatagctgcattcaaagtcctgtaacttttttatatttctatttacggagctctatgagggcttattttttgcgagacgagctgtagtttttattggtaccattttgggaaatgtacggcttttttgatcacttttattgcattttttgtgaggcaaaatgctaaaaattagcattttgcctctgttttttagcggtttttttttacgctttttgtcgtacaaaataaaaagcgtgttcaactttttgtacacatcgttacggacgcgtcaatacccaatatgtggggttttagttttttttccctttttttatgctaatattagaaaaagcataaaaaaggggttttttacatttttttttttacatttttattttttttacacttttcttttcttttttttaatactatttgagtccctctgagggacttacatcactgtgcctatgatcgctgtcataaggcatggcagagctactgctctgccatgccttatcgcttgtacagcgataataggcacaggcaatacaggacgccagtgtctggcgtcctgttgccatggtgacaggccgggctctcgcgataacatcgcgagttccggccggagacacacagggatcgcgatccctctgtgaactctttccctgccgcgatctacttagatcgcggcagggaaggggttaacagcggcgggcgcatctccgatgcccccccgctgttggagcgggacgccggctgtgactgacagccggctcccgctgcgggatagcgcgggatcacatgtgatcccgtgctatctccaggacgtaccaggtacgtcatgttgcgggaagtaccaggctgccatgacgtaccaggtacgtccaggagcgggaaggggttaacatagcttagccttatttaatttgtctgttgacttcttatcttaaaatcctagttcccagcactacaaagcataggttttagtcttctatttaagggtcaatagtccaatacaaggtaagaaacatacacttattgcattctgaaacttaacactttacatTCCATGACAAACCCCTGGAAGAAAGCGCTCTCTACAATTCTACAAATATACTGAAATGGGGACCACAACAGCGGACTATCGTTTCAGTGGGTTTTCATTAATTTCATTAATGTCATTTTGCACTGGAAAGTGAAATGTGGTCTATCATAGCTTCCTCTTGAGGATATATGATTTAGGACCTAAATAGatgggtgtgattttttttttgtgtaatgcTGACGTGACAATTatggccgcataacaggatgAAATGAAACAATTGCTTTTGAAGGTTTCACTTTCACTAGTGACATTCTTGCCGATTAATAGTACAGGTtagaaaagataagacttgtcctatctttttcacACATTGTAAATACTACATATGAGGAAAGACCAGTCAGGACCAacgtttccccattttttttttcttcaaattcgTGCAAAATAGTgcccagtttgaaaaaaaaattttttaccctgttcatgcgcaactatgcgaCTAGAGTAGTTGATCATATGCCTatttgaagaagcccttaataAGATCTTACCTTGTACGGTGAAGTCCTTTCACATAATTATGTGCGTGAGACCAATCAAAAGCTCCAGTACGCATGGCCAGCCACTTGTTGAGCTCCATAATGCAAGTGTCATTCAGTTTTAGTATTGTAATTTCTGGGTAGTAATCACAGACTGTATACAGCTGATGAATAAGGGAGGCAACACTAAAATCATATGCACTTGTGCCTTTGAAATtacctgcaaagaaaaaaaaagacacaaatcaGTATTGGCAGTCAATAAGTGTTTTGAGATCATGCAAGTCTCCACTGTGTTATATTCTGATGTCCATAAATAGAATTTATGACTATTGACAAAATGTCTCCTATGATTTAATCTGGGATTGTGGATACAAACCTGCAGCCAATGCATCATGTATCTTcttcataaaaaaatgtaaagtctCTTCGCCGAATCCAGTTTTTATGTCACACGAAAAATAAGTTTGTTGAAAGCCAATTGTATTCATTCCATCCTTATGATAGACTTTTGGCTTTCGCATATCAATTTTTTCATGGCAAAGTTTTGGCTTTGGCGCATCCATTCTTTCGTATGGAAGGATTCCTCTTCTAGTAGCTAATGCTAAATGTGGCTTTGTGAGCCTGTTATACACTATTCATATTATTTACAAGGCTAAACAATCACTAATAGAGAAGCAGTAGGGTGGTTGTATTATGTGAAATAATATTTACAATTGCCTTAAACCTTTAGTGACGAACCTTGTTGGCaccttaaccccctaaggacatggcctatttggcCATGAAGACacagcgatttttgggggaattTCATCTCACTTGCTTTTTgcctagtttttattgataccatttttggttgcatataatgtattgtaaaacttttattgttttgggggtttttttgagagcagggggagaaaacacaaattatgccattgttttttaattcttatttacagcatcaatcatacagcataaatggcacaatggatttttttctgcgggtcaatatgattacgatgataccaaaaatattatacatttttaaagtatttccacttttacacaattaaaaccttttttggaaattataattgtTTTTGcgttgttgcattcaaagttccataacatttatatttttccattgacaaagcTATTTGAGGGCTAGCTTTTATTTGGACCATTTTGGAGTAGATATgggttttttattacttttattgtggttttttgGAGGTAAAACCAACAAAATTAGCtgtcttgtctttttttttttttacagtttttgctgtgCGGAATTAACAGTGTGCTTAAATTATACTACAGGTCATAATAGACACGATAATataaaatatgtgttttttttcttaatttttttatttttatgcaaatATTGGAAAATGAGCGAaaattgatttattttatttttattttacatttttttacattgtttatatcagggttccccaactccattcctcagggaccgccaacaggtcatgttttcaggatttcctcagtatagcacaggtgatgtaattattgtgaatgcctcagacattgccagcggtgttcttactataggagatcccgaaaacatgacctgttgggggtccctgaggactggagttggggacccctggtttatgtccctgaagggtaCCTGAATCATAACCACTGttatcgctatgataaagcattttaGGACTTATGTGCCGTAATTCCTTATTACTTGTTAAAGCAATCATAAGTAATGGCAAGCCGGGACACCTGTATCTAGCGTCCTGCTGCCATGGCATCTGGCCAGCCATGGAGCCCCCTCTCTCTTTGAAGTCATAATTTTCagttgttgcagcaggaggccggctatcactaacagctggatcccgctgcgagatggTGCATGCTCACTTCTGAAACCGTGCCATCAATATGACCTAAGGTTACGTCCTGTCACGTTAAGCACCACACCACAATGCAACGGTGTAACCTTACGTTCTGTGGTGTTAAAGGATTAATGACCaacaatttttaaagttttttaaatcaTCGCATGCCGAGAGCgataactttttactttttccatCGATATAGCCATATAAGTTgtcttttgcaggacaagttgtattttttaatggcatcatctTTGGGTACACACAatttattataaaacttttattatttttttctaggaGAATTGGGGGAAAAATATActctggtcacagcactcagccaatcagaggcagcgatttttcaatccctggacTCCAGAATACAGAAGACTGTCGGGGatagagagaagagtcagacagcacttctaggtgtgttaacttttttaaaatctacagctagggattattttcagggtaggtcttatttcaagcccccccctcgaaaatcatcactgcgggggttgccttcttcccattgctttcaacggagtGACAGCAGCTCAGGCCCCATTAAacacaatgggatagcattgcagtcctctaccacatgtgtgacagctgtggcgagagattagagatgagcaagcaccaaaatgctcgggtgctcgttgctcgagtcgaacttttcgtactGCTCAAGAGATTGTTTCCAGtagtgaaccccattgaagtcaatggggacccgagcatttttgtatgggaccgatgctctgcataggtgatgacttgtcaaacaccagaaaacatcagaaagtcatagaaacaccacagaaatagataaggaagggcaggggcagcatgcatgcctgcatctaaggctcccaggtcccactattaagccaaaataggggcaagagtctggcggtcacccccctaacaatttacttgggacaaaccctcattagcaaagcacacgTGCttgcacatcttagccaagcaccacactacctgaaaccaagggcaatcactgcctgcgggtgacaccactgccttttctcctgggttacatgctggcattgcagtacatcccccccccccttcccgcacgaccctgcgtccacagcacacacaaaagtttccctgcgcagcgttcagctaccctcatgccacatgctagcttcatagccacaccgccctcatgtctatttataagtgcatactagatgaggaggaaccggaggcacacactgcagagggttggcagggccaggcagcgactctctttgaaagtgtgggcgatagcccacaatgctgttgagaattgatgataaattgacgtacaatcatcattccaatcctgtgcaacctccgtcacaaaattgtcaggagccgaaaacgtgggcataaaggcaactcaggtgccagcatttctacacatctccacaatgcagcagtactctgtgtgggaagcacgtgagcaggcccagggtcaggctcgatcCCACCCTCATCTTGTGTGAACTAAGgtaccgcgagttacatagcaatgggaaatccatgtgtccccacacaattcattctgtgtaggtgtcagatagttcaacaccgcaatggaaagtctttcatTTCCTTAGGCTCGCCTATGCtctcggtgcacaaagatggtattacaatagaagaaatcagagtgcctacacatggcagagtttcaccccgctaaGGACCTTGGcctacatttctaccctagtcagtcagtgtatttgtgccagacagttaaaacaccacaatgggaagtttttgtgcacccacaacgtaggcgaacccctggaacccaaagaaagtattacacataaagaaatcagagcgcccaaacatggcagtttcaccgtGCCaaagacctcggcctcggctcacaccctcattaatcgtgggcataaagcggactcggatgctagtgcagctgtgaaggtctcattaatgcagtaatgctccttttgtttggcccaaaccagtgtctcagataactgtggtaaaatgagaaaaaatacatgttgcccagcgctgatccccagaccccaagcaggaggatgaggtggcataataaggccgagaaaccatgaccgaggtaggacccgcaatactctctgtaggaagtacgtgagtgggccctgggtcaggctcggtcccagcctccaccttgtgtgacccaaggtgccctgagttaaatagctatgggaaatccatgggtccccacacacttcagtctgtgtaggtgtcagatagctcaacaccgcaatgggaagtctctgagttctttgggctcgcctatgctatgggtgcacaaagatggtattacacaggaagaaatcaaagtgcccaaacatggcagagtttcaccccgccaaggacctcggccttggcccacatttctgcccaagtcagtcagtgtatttgtgctagataGGTAAAACagcgcgatgggaagtctttgtgcacccacagcataggcagatcccagtaacattcctgtagcaagagtataggcggaccccagtaacatttctatagcaagagtataggcggaccccagtaacatttctgtagcaaaagtatagggagaccccagtaacatttgtgtagcaagagtataggcggactccagtaacatttctgtagcaaaagtataggcgaacccctcaaaccattcagtagaaactgcataggcagacccaagtaacatttctgtaccaagagtataggcggactccagtaacatttctgtagcaaacgtataggcgaaccctcaaaccattcagcagaacctgcataggcagaccccagtaacattccggtagcaagagtataggcggaccccagtaacatttctatagcaagagtataggcggaccccagtaacatttctgtagcaaaagtatagggagaccccagtaacatttctgtagcaaaagtataggcgaacccctcaaaccattcagtagaaactgcataggcagacccaagtaacatttctgtaccaagagtataggcggactccagtaacatttctgtagcaaacgtataggcgaaccctcaaaccattcagtagaacctgcataggcggaccccagtaacatttttgtaggaagagtataagcggaccccagtaacatttgtataGCAAGAAAGCAAAAAGTTTCCAGCGCTGTGAAAGAAAACTATTCTTTTATTATTgaagcaacgcgtttcgacatTTGTCTTTATCAAGCTTACATACATTATTGCATACATACCTCTTTTTGAGCTCTGAATCTTTAGTCTGTGTTACTGTATCAATgttcttttttatttctattgTTGATTTAGTTTTTCTTGTTTATGTAATGCTATTTCCATTCCAGATGTGTtgtttgttttgttcttctttttacTTTTGTGATATCCAGgatggagaaagatagatatatacaAATAGGAAACACCCTAGTTACTAACATCgacaaaatattacaaaaatatgTAACAAGCCTCCCAATGTACATAAAAGATACGGGACACCTGCTAGAGATGCTCCGTAACAAAAACTGGAATAAAGAGTACATGTGGTGCAGTTTGGATGTTGAATCGCTGTACACCAGCATTCCACATGACTCAAAAATGACCCACTCATGCCTCAAATATAAAAAGATTACATTTTGAAATTTATAAATTTTgcgttaaaaaatatatttttttcaaaatgcccCATGTAGAGGTTGGCGAACGTTGGCGCAAATTTGCTGCCCATTGacgtttctactgaatggtttgaggcgaacccctcaaaccattcagtagaaactgcagaggcggaccccagtaacatttctgaagcaaaagtataggcagacccctgtaacatttctgtagcaaaagtataggcggactccagtaacatttctaaagcaagagtaatggcagaccccctgtaacatttctgtagcaaaagcataggtggaccccagtaacatttctggagcaaaagtataggcagacccctgtaacatttctgtagcaaaagtataggcggaccccagtaacatttctctagcaagaatataggcagacccctgtaacatgtctgtagcaaaagtataggcgaacctctcaaactattcagtagaaactgcataggcggaccccagtaacatttctttagcaaaagtgtaggcagaccccagtaacatttctgaagcaaaagtataggcagaccccaataacatttctatagcaagagtataggtggaccccagtaacatttctatagcaaaagtataggcagaccccagtaacatttctgtagaaaacgtatagggagaccccagtaacatttctatagcaagagttaagacgaacccctcaaacgaTGCagcagaaactgcataggcggaccccagtaacatttctgaagcaaaagtataggcggaccccagtaacatttctatagcgtgagtataggcggaccccagtaacatttctatagcaagagtaatggtggaccccagtaacatttctgtagcaaaagcataggcggaccccactaacattactggagcaaaagtatagactaacctctcaaaccattcaatagaaactgaataggcagaccccagtaacatttctgaagcaaaagtataggcggaccccagtaacatttctgtagcaaaagtataggcagacccctgtaacatttctgtagcataagtataggcggaccccagtaacatttctatagcaagagtaatggcggaccccagtaacatttctgtagcaaaagcataggcggacccaactaacatttctgtagcaaaagtatagacgaagccctcaaaccattcagtagaaactgcataggcggaccccactaacatttctggatcaaaagtataggcggaccccagtaacatttctgcagcaaaattataggcagacccctgtaacatttctgtagcaagagtattagcggaccccagtgacatttctgtagcaagattataggcagaccccagtaacatttctagaagtctggcgaaatccagcctttgttcatctttaagaGTGTAAACATGTCGGCACTGGCTGCTgacgggcgggtacgcttattcgtgataattcccccagctgcactaaacaccctctctgacaagactctagcggcagggcaggccagcacgtccagggcgtacagcgcaagtttgcgCCACATGTCCAGCAttcacacccaatagttgtatggagcagaggcatgacggaggacagtggtacgatcggctacgtattccctcgccagctttttacagtgctccctccgactcagccttgactggagagtggtgacacaatcttgctggggagccataaagctggcaaaggccttgtagagtgttcccctgcctgcgctgaacatgctgcctgatccccgttccttccctgctacttggccctctgaactgcgtcttctgccactagcgctgtcagatgggaactttagcatcactttttccaccagggccctgtggtattgcattactctcgtatctctttcctcttcgggaatgagagtggaaaggatctccttataccgtgggtcgagaagggtgtacacccagtaatccgtattggtcagaatgcatctaacgcgagagtcacgggaaaggcagcctaacatgaagtcagccatatgtgccagagtGCCGttatgcaacacatcactgtcctcactaggaagcaaactttcaggattctcctccccctctacagcccatacacgctgaatagatgagaggcaagcagcatgagtaccctctgcagtgtggtaagctgtctcttccccctcttcttcctcctccaaaacgcactgagatatagatattagggtggtctagctatcaagcgacatactgtcatcccccatctcctgttccaaccgcaaagcgtcggcctttatgctttacagcgaacttctcagcaggcaaaaaaGCAGGATTGTAACGCAAATGATTGCCGC
Coding sequences within it:
- the LOC136632495 gene encoding nicotinamide N-methyltransferase-like isoform X2 yields the protein MDAPKPKLCHEKIDMRKPKVYHKDGMNTIGFQQTYFSCDIKTGFGEETLHFFMKKIHDALAAGNFKGTSAYDFSVASLIHQLYTVCDYYPEITILKLNDTCIMELNKWLAMRTGAFDWSHAHNYVKGLHRTRPHLEYCVQFWVPQFKKDRQTGASSEKSYQDG